From one Streptomyces chromofuscus genomic stretch:
- a CDS encoding lysophospholipid acyltransferase family protein yields the protein MFYYLLKYVLLGPLLRGVFRPRIEGLEHVPASGPAIVAGNHLSFSDHFLMPAILKRRITFLAKAEYFTGPGIKGRLTAAFFRSAGQIPVDRSGKDAGQAAIREGLGVLRKGELLGIYPEGTRSHDGRLYKGKVGVAVMALKAGVPVVPCAMIGTFEAQPPGKVVPRVHPVAIRFGKPLDFSRYAGMENEKAVLRAVTDEIMYAILTLSEQEYVDQYAAVVKAEAAARTDQRERRFRRMPLS from the coding sequence TTGTTCTACTACCTGCTCAAATACGTCCTTCTCGGGCCGCTGCTCAGAGGCGTCTTCCGGCCCCGCATCGAGGGCCTGGAGCACGTGCCGGCATCGGGCCCGGCCATCGTCGCGGGCAACCATCTGTCGTTCTCGGACCACTTCCTGATGCCGGCGATCCTCAAGCGCCGGATCACCTTCCTGGCCAAGGCCGAGTACTTCACCGGCCCCGGCATCAAGGGCCGGCTGACCGCGGCGTTCTTCCGCAGCGCCGGGCAGATCCCGGTCGACCGCTCCGGCAAGGACGCCGGCCAGGCCGCGATCCGCGAGGGCCTGGGGGTGCTGCGCAAGGGTGAACTGCTCGGCATCTACCCGGAGGGCACCCGCTCGCACGACGGCCGCCTCTACAAGGGCAAGGTCGGCGTCGCGGTGATGGCCCTCAAGGCCGGCGTGCCGGTCGTCCCCTGCGCGATGATCGGCACCTTCGAGGCCCAGCCGCCGGGCAAGGTCGTCCCCCGCGTCCATCCCGTCGCCATCCGCTTCGGCAAACCCCTCGACTTCTCCCGCTACGCCGGCATGGAGAACGAGAAGGCCGTACTGCGCGCCGTCACCGACGAGATCATGTACGCCATCCTGACGCTCTCCGAGCAGGAGTACGTCGACCAGTACGCGGCCGTCGTCAAGGCGGAGGCCGCGGCGCGGACGGACCAGCGGGAGCGCAGGTTCCGGCGCATGCCGCTCAGCTGA